The Phaeocystidibacter marisrubri DNA segment AAAGATCAATCCACCCTCATAGCCATTGGCTCCTCTCGAGGCGCCACGGAAACTTGGGAAAAGGCATACGAGAATTATACAGATTCTGGCGCTTCCCATCTATTGGATTCGCCGACCACCACTGCTGGACAGCTCGCTTCAAACGTTGGAGCTTATTTGCAGATGAACAGCCACGTGGATATCGACCAAAGCATCACATGTGCGAGTGGACTCAGAGCTGTGGCTGATGCATGTGCTTGGCTCAACGCTGGATTTGTATCGCAGGCCATTGCCGGAGGCGCCGAGGCACCGATTACCCCATTCACGCTTAGCCAGATGAAAGCCCTTAAGATTGTAGGTGGCGAAGGCGAATGGCCGTGTAGAGCTCTGGACCCAAATCTCAACACCAACACCATGGTACTGGGAGAAGGCTCTGTTTTGCTCCACCTATCCACCGAAGCGTCAGAAGATGCCGCAAGGATTGTAGGGGTAGGATTTGGTACTGAAACCGGAATGTCGGCTACCGGACTCTCCCCCGATGGTCAGTGTTTGCAATCGTCCATGAAGATGGCCTGCAAGATAGCCGGCTGGGATAAACCCGACGCCATTATCGCACACGCTCCTGGAACCATCAAAGGAGATCGTTCAGAAATAGCGGGAATTCACACACTTTTCGGTGAAGATATTCCCGTGACATCCTCCAAATATTTAACCGGGCATTGCTTCGGCTCTTCCGGCCCCGTAAGTATCTGGATGGCAATTCAAATGATGAAAAACAACCGTTGGATGCGTCCAGATTGGGCACCCCAACATGAACCCGAAACTCTAAACAGAATTATCGTAAACGCTGTTGGCTTTGGCGCCAATGCCGTAAGTTTAGCGATTGAATACAACTCAGCACGATGAATAAAACCTGGACTCGACAAGAAATTGTAGACCTGTACAACACTCCACTTTTGGACTTGGTGTACCAGGCTGCCACTGTTCACCGCGAGAATAACAACCCGAACGAAGTTCAAATCTCTACACTTCTTTCTGTAAAAACAGGAGGTTGTCCGGAGGACTGCGGATATTGTCCGCAATCTGCCCGCTACTCTACAGGAGTGGAAGGAGAAGATTT contains these protein-coding regions:
- a CDS encoding beta-ketoacyl synthase N-terminal-like domain-containing protein yields the protein MKPVYINDIGFIANLGIDPLSAWEKALSGESTFTQLEGYPVARVEHSAFAEFAPDYKPYRKLDRSTQLALFASQQLSRLKKDQSTLIAIGSSRGATETWEKAYENYTDSGASHLLDSPTTTAGQLASNVGAYLQMNSHVDIDQSITCASGLRAVADACAWLNAGFVSQAIAGGAEAPITPFTLSQMKALKIVGGEGEWPCRALDPNLNTNTMVLGEGSVLLHLSTEASEDAARIVGVGFGTETGMSATGLSPDGQCLQSSMKMACKIAGWDKPDAIIAHAPGTIKGDRSEIAGIHTLFGEDIPVTSSKYLTGHCFGSSGPVSIWMAIQMMKNNRWMRPDWAPQHEPETLNRIIVNAVGFGANAVSLAIEYNSAR